In Oryza sativa Japonica Group chromosome 2, ASM3414082v1, the following are encoded in one genomic region:
- the LOC107279959 gene encoding uncharacterized protein: protein MTDIAKRDFAELAVSGKNYLTWALDAKIMLGAKKLLNCIQDPTIATSAGGVNNLPTSAEKNQALHFLRHHLNTTLKNEYMTEEDPKVLWDSLKDRYGHQVKALLPKAKREWLHLRFQDYKYMEQYNSVLHRIVTFLKLCGEKITDADMIDKTLSTFHANHVNIQRQYRQAKYEKYSELVSVLMEVQGEDETLVENHTSRPNESSATPEANASSFKKGENQNNQNKGKNFWKNGGKVNKMSFKKKGNHSKSKKGSTSGEYGKQDQVCFKCGTRGHWSRICRTPKHLIELYQEKHGKKKSEHESHFTVEIQHSEEKMAAMHIDKHVDEKAVVAMHINDKMEQNAADAELKLSDDLMDSDQLYGDI, encoded by the coding sequence ATGACTGATATTGCTAAGAGAGATTTTGCTGAACTAGCAGTCAGCGGCAAGAATTACCTAACATGGGCACTGGATGCCAAAATCATGCTTGGTGCTAAGAAACTCCTGAACTGCATTCAGGACCCAACTATTGCAACATCAGCTGGAGGAGTTAATAATTTACCAACTTCAGCCGAGAAAAATCAGGCACTGCATTTCCTGAGGCACCATTTGAATACTACTCTCAAGAATGAGTATATGACTGAGGAAGATCCGAAGGTCCTTTGGGACTCACTGAAGGATCGCTATGGCCATCAAGTAAAGGCTTTGCTCCCAAAAGCAAAACGTGAGTGGCTTCACTTACGTTTCCAGGATTACAAATATATGGAGCAATATAACTCAGTTCTTCACCGCATTGTCACTTTTCTTAAGCTATGTGGAGAGAAAATCACTGATGCTGACATGATAGACAAAACTTTGTCCACCTTCCATGCCAATCATGTGAATATTCAGAGGCAATACCGCCAGGCTAAATACGAGAAGTATTCTGAACTGGTCTCCGTGCTCATGGAAGTGCAAGGAGAAGATGAGACACTTGTTGAAAATCATACGTCTCGCCCCAATGAAAGTTCAGCAACACCCGAAGCAAATGCTAGCTCCTTTAAGAAGGGGGAAAACCAAAATAACCAGAACAAAGGGAAGAATTTCTGGAAAAATGGTGGTAAAGTTAACAAGATGTCTTTCAAGAAGAAAGGAAATCACAGTAAGTCTAAGAAAGGCTCTACTAGTGGTGAATATGGAAAGCAAGATCAGGTATGCTTCAAGTGTGGCACTAGGGGACACTGGTCTCGCATTTGCCGCACCCCTAAGCATCTCATTGAGCTTTATCAAGAGAAGCACGGGAAGAAGAAGTCAGAGCATGAGTCACACTTCACTGTTGAGATCCAGCACTCAGAGGAGAAGATGGCTGCCATGCATATCGACAAGCATGTCGATGAGAAGGCAGTGGTTGCAATGCACATCAATGATAAGATGGAACAAAATGCAGCAGACGCAGAGCTGAAGCTCTCAGATGATCTCATGGACTCTGATCAGTTATATGGGGACATTTAA
- the LOC4328436 gene encoding protein argonaute 17, with protein MESQRMTWLYDRHHSLKHNKAERQAILSTYRLAKRPNLSSEGMIGESCIVRTNCFSVHLESLDDQTIYEYDVCVTPEVGINRAVIRELVKQQKDSGLGGRLPAYDGRKRLYTSGPLPFDSHRFLVLLDSIEDSPEESRHLRVRDFVVTLKFAAKISLWTLRKFRGGKPNRESRAALRALDVVLKELPTARYTQFAGSFYSPNLGECRQLCKVLESWRGFHQRIQATQMGLQLNIDVSSSVFIKPVPVVDYVAQLLNEDILLDRPLCSTEFLKIKEALEGLKVQINGILFNTYHVQDLVHQAASFPVNFSIQYPSLPCLKVAHFGETIFLPLEVCKIAEGQCHQKQLNAKHMAALLQVARQPPNERDYNILQTVHQNKYQEDPHAKEFGIKIEEKLVSIKSRILPAPWLKFHDSGETTEFLPQLGIWNMMHKKMINGGRVKSWACVNFCWSVREYAARNFCYDLGFMCRESGMVFSVKPVLPLVIAKPGCVESALRTLHDDVMDILRPQGRKLDLLIVILPNNNGSLYGDVKRICETDIGLISQCCLAKHVLKMNKWYLASVALKINAKMGGRNTVLVDALEMRLPHVRDTPTIVFGAHVTHPHPGKANSSSIAAVVASQDWPEVTKYAGLISVQACHQESIQGLFKVQDDPERGTTTSGMIKEHLMSFYRATKRKPGRIIFYRDGVSKGQLPQALMHELGAIKMACASMGPDYNPLVTYVVLQKCRHTRLFADYYNANTHDSTANIRAGTVVDSNICQPNQFDFYLCSHRSTQGTKRPRYYHVLWDENDFLAGSFQELTNYLCYTSATCTQSISVVAPVHYARLLSSRARCYIKPRSIGDSTSHTSLPSEEDSSAASETGSLLPIKDNLKGAMFFC; from the exons ATGGAGAGTCAGAGAATGACCTGGCTCTACGATCGTCACCACTCCTTGAAACATAATAAAGCTGAAAGACAAGCCATTCTATCAACTTATAGATTAGCAAAACGTCCAAATCTCTCTTCAGAAGGTATGATTGGCGAAAGTTGCATTGTGAGGACAAATTGTTTCAGTGTTCATCTGGAGTCTTTGGATGATCAGACTATCTATGAATATGAT GTATGTGTCACTCCTGAGGTTGGAATCAATCGTGCTGTTATTAGAGAGTTGGTAAAACAGCAGAAAGATTCTGGTTTGGGTGGCCGTCTTCCTGCCTATGATGGAAGGAAGAGGCTATACACATCTGGTCCATTGCCATTTGATTCACATAGATTTCTTGTTCTGCTGGATAGTATTGAAGACAGTCCTGAAGAGTCAAGGCACTTGAGAGTGAGAGATTTTGTGGTCACTTTAAAATTTGCTGCAAAAATTTCCTTATGGACTTTACGCAAGTTCCGTGGTGGGAAGCCAAACCGAGAAAGTCGAGCGGCCCTGCGAGCACTTGACGTTGTTCTAAAGGAATTACCCACTGCAAG GTATACCCAATTTGCTGGTTCATTTTACTCACCTAACTTAGGAGAATGCCGACAATTGTGTAAGGTCTTGGAAAGCTGGCGTGGTTTTCACCAAAGAATACAAGCTACTCAGATGGGACTTCAACTGAATATCG ACGTGTCATCATCAGTGTTCATCAAGCCTGTACCTGTGGTTGACTATGTTGCACAGCTTCTTAACGAGGACATCTTATTAGACAGACCATTATGTAGCACTGAGTTCTTGAAG ATTAAGGAGGCTCTAGAAGGTCTGAAGGTTCAGATTAATGGCATTTTGTTCAACACATATCATGTACAAGACCTTGTCCATCAAGCAGCAAG TTTTCCAGTTAACTTTAGTATTCAGTACCCATCTTTGCCTTGCTTGAAAGTGGCTCATTTTGGGGAGACAATATTTCTGCCATTGGAG GTCTGTAAAATTGCTGAGGGACAATGTCACCAGAAACAGCTCAATGCAAAACATATGGCTGCTCTTCTTCAGGTAGCTCGACAGCCCCCTAATGAGCGTGACTACAACATTCTGCAG ACTGTGCATCAGAACAAATACCAGGAGGACCCACATGCTAAAGAGTTTGGCATTAAAATTGAGGAAAaacttgtatcaattaaatcTCGCATCCTACCTGCTCCTTGG cTTAAATTCCATGACAGTGGCGAGACGACAGAATTCTTGCCACAACTTGGCATATGGAATATGATGCATAAG AAAATGATCAATGGTGGGAGAGTGAAAAGCTGGGCATGTGTTAACTTTTGCTGGAGTGTACGGGAGTATGCTGCTAGGAATTTCTGTTATGACCTTGGCTTTATGTGCCGAGAATCTGGGATG GTCTTTTCAGTTAAACCTGTGCTTCCTCTAGTGATTGCTAAACCTGGATGTGTAGAATCTGCACTCAGGACACTTCATGACGATGTCATGGACATACTTAGACCACAGGGCAGAAAACTTGACCTGCTGATTGTAATATTGCCTAACAACAATGGATCTCTTTATG GTGATGTCAAAAGAATATGTGAGACAGATATTGGACTGATCTCTCAATGTTGTCTTGCAAAACATGTTCTTAAGATGAACAAGTGGTATCTTGCAAGCGTTGCCCTTAAAATCAATGCTAAG ATGGGCGGAAGAAATACTGTACTGGTTGATGCTTTAGAAATGAGACTCCCCCATGTTAGGGATACACCAACTATTGTATTTGGTGCTCATGTCACCCATCCACATCCAGGAAAAGCTAATAGTTCTTCCATTGCTGCT GTTGTTGCTTCTCAAGACTGGCCCGAGGTTACCAAGTATGCTGGTTTAATCAGTGTGCAAGCGTGCCACCAGGAGTCAATACAAGGTCTTTTTAAAGTCCAGGATGATCCGGAAAGAGGAACCACAACTAGCGGAATGATCAA AGAGCATCTCATGTCTTTCTATCGAGCCACTAAACGGAAGCCCGGAAGGATTATATTTTACAG GGATGGTGTGAGCAAAGGACAGCTCCCTCAGGCTTTGATGCACGAACTTGGTGCCATCAAAATG GCGTGTGCATCTATGGGACCCGATTATAATCCATTAGTTACATACGTGGTGCTCCAGAAGTGTCGCCATACACGTCTGTTTGCTGACTACTATAATGCGAATACTCATGATTCAACTGCAAACATACGGGCTG GTACTGTGGTTGATTCAAATATTTGCCAACCAAATCAGTTTGATTTCTACTTGTGTAGCCACCGCAGCACGCAG GGAACTAAGCGGCCCAGGTATTATCATGTTCTGTGGGACGAGAACGACTTCTTGGCTGGTTCTTTCCAAGAGCTCACAAACTACCTCTGCTACAC CTCCGCAACTTGCACCCAATCCATATCAGTTG TGGCCCCTGTGCACTACGCTCGTCTTCTGTCATCACGAGCTCGATGTTACATTAAACCACGCTCGATTGGCGATTCAACGAGCCACACCTCCTTGCCTTCTGAAGAAGATAGCAGCGCAGCCTCAGAGACTGGCAGTCTTCTTCCTATAAAGGATAATTTGAAAGGGGCCATGTTTTTCTGCTAG
- the LOC4328436 gene encoding protein argonaute 17 isoform X1 — MGLQLNIDVSSSVFIKPVPVVDYVAQLLNEDILLDRPLCSTEFLKIKEALEGLKVQINGILFNTYHVQDLVHQAASFPVNFSIQYPSLPCLKVAHFGETIFLPLEVCKIAEGQCHQKQLNAKHMAALLQVARQPPNERDYNILQTVHQNKYQEDPHAKEFGIKIEEKLVSIKSRILPAPWLKFHDSGETTEFLPQLGIWNMMHKKMINGGRVKSWACVNFCWSVREYAARNFCYDLGFMCRESGMVFSVKPVLPLVIAKPGCVESALRTLHDDVMDILRPQGRKLDLLIVILPNNNGSLYGDVKRICETDIGLISQCCLAKHVLKMNKWYLASVALKINAKMGGRNTVLVDALEMRLPHVRDTPTIVFGAHVTHPHPGKANSSSIAAVVASQDWPEVTKYAGLISVQACHQESIQGLFKVQDDPERGTTTSGMIKEHLMSFYRATKRKPGRIIFYRDGVSKGQLPQALMHELGAIKMACASMGPDYNPLVTYVVLQKCRHTRLFADYYNANTHDSTANIRAGTVVDSNICQPNQFDFYLCSHRSTQGTKRPRYYHVLWDENDFLAGSFQELTNYLCYTSATCTQSISVVAPVHYARLLSSRARCYIKPRSIGDSTSHTSLPSEEDSSAASETGSLLPIKDNLKGAMFFC; from the exons ATGGGACTTCAACTGAATATCG ACGTGTCATCATCAGTGTTCATCAAGCCTGTACCTGTGGTTGACTATGTTGCACAGCTTCTTAACGAGGACATCTTATTAGACAGACCATTATGTAGCACTGAGTTCTTGAAG ATTAAGGAGGCTCTAGAAGGTCTGAAGGTTCAGATTAATGGCATTTTGTTCAACACATATCATGTACAAGACCTTGTCCATCAAGCAGCAAG TTTTCCAGTTAACTTTAGTATTCAGTACCCATCTTTGCCTTGCTTGAAAGTGGCTCATTTTGGGGAGACAATATTTCTGCCATTGGAG GTCTGTAAAATTGCTGAGGGACAATGTCACCAGAAACAGCTCAATGCAAAACATATGGCTGCTCTTCTTCAGGTAGCTCGACAGCCCCCTAATGAGCGTGACTACAACATTCTGCAG ACTGTGCATCAGAACAAATACCAGGAGGACCCACATGCTAAAGAGTTTGGCATTAAAATTGAGGAAAaacttgtatcaattaaatcTCGCATCCTACCTGCTCCTTGG cTTAAATTCCATGACAGTGGCGAGACGACAGAATTCTTGCCACAACTTGGCATATGGAATATGATGCATAAG AAAATGATCAATGGTGGGAGAGTGAAAAGCTGGGCATGTGTTAACTTTTGCTGGAGTGTACGGGAGTATGCTGCTAGGAATTTCTGTTATGACCTTGGCTTTATGTGCCGAGAATCTGGGATG GTCTTTTCAGTTAAACCTGTGCTTCCTCTAGTGATTGCTAAACCTGGATGTGTAGAATCTGCACTCAGGACACTTCATGACGATGTCATGGACATACTTAGACCACAGGGCAGAAAACTTGACCTGCTGATTGTAATATTGCCTAACAACAATGGATCTCTTTATG GTGATGTCAAAAGAATATGTGAGACAGATATTGGACTGATCTCTCAATGTTGTCTTGCAAAACATGTTCTTAAGATGAACAAGTGGTATCTTGCAAGCGTTGCCCTTAAAATCAATGCTAAG ATGGGCGGAAGAAATACTGTACTGGTTGATGCTTTAGAAATGAGACTCCCCCATGTTAGGGATACACCAACTATTGTATTTGGTGCTCATGTCACCCATCCACATCCAGGAAAAGCTAATAGTTCTTCCATTGCTGCT GTTGTTGCTTCTCAAGACTGGCCCGAGGTTACCAAGTATGCTGGTTTAATCAGTGTGCAAGCGTGCCACCAGGAGTCAATACAAGGTCTTTTTAAAGTCCAGGATGATCCGGAAAGAGGAACCACAACTAGCGGAATGATCAA AGAGCATCTCATGTCTTTCTATCGAGCCACTAAACGGAAGCCCGGAAGGATTATATTTTACAG GGATGGTGTGAGCAAAGGACAGCTCCCTCAGGCTTTGATGCACGAACTTGGTGCCATCAAAATG GCGTGTGCATCTATGGGACCCGATTATAATCCATTAGTTACATACGTGGTGCTCCAGAAGTGTCGCCATACACGTCTGTTTGCTGACTACTATAATGCGAATACTCATGATTCAACTGCAAACATACGGGCTG GTACTGTGGTTGATTCAAATATTTGCCAACCAAATCAGTTTGATTTCTACTTGTGTAGCCACCGCAGCACGCAG GGAACTAAGCGGCCCAGGTATTATCATGTTCTGTGGGACGAGAACGACTTCTTGGCTGGTTCTTTCCAAGAGCTCACAAACTACCTCTGCTACAC CTCCGCAACTTGCACCCAATCCATATCAGTTG TGGCCCCTGTGCACTACGCTCGTCTTCTGTCATCACGAGCTCGATGTTACATTAAACCACGCTCGATTGGCGATTCAACGAGCCACACCTCCTTGCCTTCTGAAGAAGATAGCAGCGCAGCCTCAGAGACTGGCAGTCTTCTTCCTATAAAGGATAATTTGAAAGGGGCCATGTTTTTCTGCTAG